One segment of candidate division TA06 bacterium DNA contains the following:
- a CDS encoding insulinase family protein: protein MARETCRKTVLPNHMRILTERIGNVRSVSLGVWFLTGSRDESSDERGISHLIEHMVFKGTKTRTARQLAVDMQTLGGNFNAYTLKELTCYSARVLDTDLDRAVHIVADMLHNSTFNDADLRTEKRIIAEEIKGYLDSPDEVAFDLMAKAALGSHPLSNSILGTSNSLAGLGRKEIRRTLRKHYTSGRTLVAAAGGVRHDQLVSLVKKAFDFPRSNKYLPKPALVDSSSRVRSKRKMGISQVHLCVGCKCEPYSGSKRYVLKVFNTLFGDGMGSRLFQKLREEMGLAYSVFTFVLPYRDVGLFGGYLAVHPKNASRAMDAFYGESEKMLKEGVTRKELENAKSESKSALVISLENTSNRMSRLANIEIYLGRRVSVDHTLNQFDSVRESDVMEMASKLLQPSKMSLGVVGPISRSEVKSLVR from the coding sequence GTGGCCAGAGAGACTTGCAGAAAGACTGTTCTACCAAACCATATGAGGATACTGACTGAGCGCATCGGCAACGTGCGCTCAGTCTCTCTGGGAGTATGGTTTCTTACCGGCTCTCGAGACGAGTCCTCGGATGAGAGGGGTATAAGTCACCTTATTGAACACATGGTGTTCAAGGGCACAAAGACGAGAACCGCCAGACAGCTTGCCGTCGACATGCAGACTCTCGGCGGGAACTTCAACGCGTACACACTCAAGGAGTTGACGTGCTACTCAGCTAGAGTCTTAGATACTGACCTGGACCGTGCGGTGCACATTGTTGCCGACATGCTCCACAACTCGACATTTAATGATGCCGACCTTAGAACGGAGAAGCGCATAATTGCGGAGGAGATCAAGGGATATCTGGACTCTCCGGATGAAGTTGCGTTTGACCTTATGGCAAAGGCGGCTCTTGGCTCGCATCCTCTTTCCAACTCAATTCTGGGCACATCTAACTCTCTAGCAGGACTGGGTCGTAAGGAAATAAGAAGGACCTTGAGGAAGCACTACACCAGTGGACGCACATTGGTTGCCGCAGCGGGCGGTGTAAGACACGATCAGTTAGTTTCGTTGGTGAAGAAGGCTTTCGATTTTCCCAGATCCAACAAGTATCTTCCCAAACCTGCGCTGGTCGATAGCAGCTCGAGAGTCAGGTCAAAGAGGAAAATGGGTATTAGCCAGGTTCACCTCTGCGTAGGATGCAAGTGCGAACCGTACTCGGGGTCCAAGAGATATGTCCTTAAGGTCTTCAACACTCTCTTCGGGGACGGGATGGGCTCACGCTTATTTCAGAAGCTGAGGGAGGAAATGGGGTTGGCGTACAGCGTATTCACGTTCGTGCTGCCCTACCGTGACGTTGGGTTATTCGGTGGATATCTGGCGGTGCACCCCAAGAATGCGTCCAGGGCAATGGATGCTTTTTACGGTGAAAGTGAGAAAATGCTGAAAGAAGGAGTGACAAGAAAGGAACTTGAGAACGCCAAGTCAGAATCGAAGAGCGCATTAGTCATATCTCTTGAGAATACCTCAAACAGGATGTCAAGGCTTGCCAACATAGAGATTTATCTCGGGCGTCGCGTGTCTGTGGATCATACTCTAAACCAGTTCGATTCTGTCAGAGAGTCGGATGTAATGGAAATGGCGTCGAAACTGCTGCAACCCTCGAAGATGTCTCTGGGTGTGGTCGGACCGATCTCCAGATCAGAAGTGAAGTCTCTGGTTCGATAA
- a CDS encoding pyridoxal phosphate-dependent aminotransferase encodes MISRRARNVQASPIRKLFPYSDRAKKRGIKVYHLNIGQPDIETPHYFWDAIHSYSENVLAYGPSGGTADLRFAIADYLVAAGIEVSADEIWITTGGSEAILFTLAAICDYDDEILIPEPFYTNYNGFASMAGVRVIPLATRVETGFRPPGAGDVKNKITSKTRGLVVCSPNNPTGTVYTREELEALADVVLEHDIYLIADEVYREFVFDGKKHTSVFQIEKLGEQAIIVDSISKRFSACGARVGFVVSRNRELMESILKFGQARLCPPTLEQVGAAECFRNMKHFIKEMIAEYQRRRDVVYERLLALDGAVYQKPEGAFYVVAKLPVDSSEEFAKWMLSDFDVDGKTTMVAPAEGFYATPGKGVDEVRIAYVLNEEDLKVAMDILLEGVQEYNKKNQDK; translated from the coding sequence TTGATCAGTAGAAGAGCAAGAAACGTTCAGGCATCACCCATCAGAAAGCTCTTTCCCTATTCTGATAGGGCCAAGAAGAGAGGGATCAAGGTCTACCACTTGAACATCGGGCAACCGGATATCGAGACACCCCACTATTTCTGGGATGCTATCCATAGCTATTCAGAGAACGTGCTCGCGTATGGCCCATCTGGAGGTACTGCGGACCTCAGGTTCGCCATTGCTGACTATCTTGTGGCAGCCGGAATAGAAGTGAGCGCCGATGAAATCTGGATAACCACCGGCGGAAGCGAAGCAATCCTCTTCACCCTGGCGGCCATCTGTGATTACGACGATGAGATTTTGATTCCGGAGCCTTTCTATACCAACTACAATGGTTTTGCAAGTATGGCCGGTGTCAGGGTAATTCCTCTGGCGACGAGGGTGGAAACGGGTTTCAGGCCTCCCGGTGCGGGAGATGTGAAGAACAAGATAACGTCAAAGACGAGGGGTCTCGTAGTTTGCTCGCCAAATAATCCTACTGGCACAGTGTATACCAGGGAAGAACTAGAGGCTCTCGCAGATGTAGTCCTGGAGCACGACATCTATCTGATTGCAGATGAGGTTTACCGGGAATTTGTCTTCGATGGCAAAAAACATACATCTGTATTTCAAATCGAAAAACTCGGCGAGCAGGCGATAATTGTGGACAGCATATCGAAGAGATTCAGTGCCTGCGGTGCCAGAGTGGGGTTTGTGGTTTCACGGAACAGAGAGTTGATGGAGTCCATACTCAAGTTCGGTCAGGCCAGGCTCTGTCCACCTACATTGGAACAGGTGGGTGCTGCCGAATGTTTCAGAAACATGAAGCACTTCATCAAAGAGATGATAGCCGAATACCAACGCAGAAGGGATGTGGTCTACGAGAGACTTCTTGCTCTGGACGGGGCGGTCTATCAAAAACCAGAGGGAGCCTTCTATGTCGTTGCCAAACTTCCCGTGGATTCATCAGAAGAGTTTGCCAAATGGATGCTCAGCGATTTCGATGTTGACGGGAAAACAACTATGGTCGCACCGGCTGAAGGGTTCTATGCAACTCCTGGCAAAGGGGTGGATGAGGTGAGAATAGCATATGTGCTCAACGAGGAAGATCTCAAAGTAGCAATGGACATTTTGCTTGAGGGTGTACAGGAGTACAACAAGAAGAACCAAGATAAGTGA
- a CDS encoding glycosyltransferase family 9 protein has product MVSPDNAEKKEKILVSLWPGLGDIMFATPALRALRHKFPEANITAMSLWGKVGRPLLAHNPYVDRLIFMNPREFLSPIRCYAFWKKLRSEKYDLAVQLSFPIHWLFYLLGIRKRVGFGPGPFWWLVPNREGKDRNTHATDHFIRAIDRIDGVPYRDGKGYDLKLTKGELGTAQRILAEWEHTDSPIAVVHPGARCNKNKRWGMEKLVALMNKLHRQFSVRFILVGGEDDSHMSQSIAKQTEARTLDLAAKLSLTETAAVVSKCDLYIGNDTGPTHIVGATGTPIVAIFGSSNPSAFRPLTDKAIVITPEMECAPCFHPVGHMWLLWGLRLRYYNQCRAMDSISVDDVFRACESFLAK; this is encoded by the coding sequence ATGGTATCACCTGACAACGCAGAAAAGAAGGAAAAGATACTGGTGTCACTCTGGCCGGGACTGGGCGACATCATGTTTGCGACCCCTGCCTTGAGAGCCCTCAGGCACAAGTTCCCTGAAGCCAACATTACAGCCATGAGCCTCTGGGGAAAGGTGGGAAGGCCACTTCTGGCGCACAACCCCTATGTGGATCGACTCATCTTCATGAATCCGAGGGAATTTCTTTCCCCGATCAGGTGCTACGCTTTCTGGAAAAAGCTCAGATCTGAGAAATACGACCTGGCGGTTCAACTCTCCTTCCCGATTCATTGGTTGTTTTATCTGCTGGGCATAAGAAAGAGAGTGGGCTTTGGCCCTGGACCTTTCTGGTGGTTGGTTCCCAACCGTGAAGGGAAGGATCGGAACACGCATGCAACGGATCATTTTATCAGAGCCATAGACCGAATCGACGGGGTTCCCTACCGGGACGGTAAAGGCTACGATCTCAAATTGACCAAGGGTGAACTTGGGACGGCGCAGAGAATACTTGCTGAGTGGGAGCACACGGATAGTCCAATTGCTGTTGTACACCCTGGTGCTCGCTGCAACAAGAACAAAAGATGGGGCATGGAGAAATTAGTGGCGCTCATGAATAAGTTGCATCGTCAGTTCTCGGTTCGATTCATTCTTGTTGGCGGTGAGGATGATTCTCATATGAGTCAGTCAATTGCGAAACAGACTGAGGCGCGGACCCTCGACCTCGCGGCCAAGCTCTCGCTCACTGAGACAGCAGCTGTCGTTTCGAAGTGCGATCTCTATATAGGAAACGATACAGGGCCGACACACATTGTTGGCGCCACAGGTACGCCAATTGTGGCCATTTTTGGCTCCTCGAACCCGAGTGCTTTCAGGCCCCTGACCGACAAGGCAATTGTTATAACACCTGAGATGGAGTGTGCCCCTTGCTTCCATCCGGTCGGTCATATGTGGCTTTTGTGGGGGCTTCGTCTGAGGTATTACAATCAGTGCAGGGCTATGGATTCTATCAGTGTTGATGACGTCTTCAGAGCTTGTGAGAGCTTTCTTGCGAAATGA